One genomic segment of Emcibacter sp. SYSU 3D8 includes these proteins:
- a CDS encoding saccharopine dehydrogenase C-terminal domain-containing protein, with product MTAWPIHAHFTGPIIMIGFGSIGRGTLPLILRHIAGEPSRITVIDPDDAHRRMVEAEGANFVHAAVLEDSYRELLTPLLTAGPSRAFLVNLSVDVSSVAMMELCKDVDALYVDTVAEPWLGFYTDTTKSVSERSNYTLRQRVLDLRERRPGGPTAVNCCGANPGMVSWFVKQALLNLASDMGMKVERPATREAWAQLMQQVGVKGIHIAERDTQRARDPKPQGVFVNTWSVEGFISEGLQPAELGWGTHEKALPPEGRTHEGGCGAAIYLMRPGAGTRVRSWTPTAQAQHGFLVTHNESISIADYFTVREDGNAVYRPTCHYAYHPCDDAVLSLHEMAGSEWQRQDNWTILDEHEIVDGIDELGVLLYGHGKNAYWYGSQLSIEETREIAPYQNATGLQVTSAVLAGMVWALENPDRGVVEADETDFERCLEVQRPYLGPVVGVYTDWTPLAHREGGLFPDDYDAEDPWQFSNVIVR from the coding sequence ATGACAGCATGGCCCATTCACGCCCATTTCACCGGTCCGATCATCATGATCGGATTCGGTTCGATCGGCCGCGGCACGCTGCCGTTGATCCTGCGACATATCGCGGGCGAACCCTCGCGGATCACGGTGATCGATCCGGATGACGCTCACCGGCGCATGGTGGAAGCGGAAGGCGCGAATTTCGTACACGCCGCCGTGCTGGAGGATTCCTACCGGGAGCTGTTGACCCCGCTGCTGACCGCCGGACCGAGCCGGGCCTTTCTGGTCAATCTGTCGGTGGATGTCTCGTCCGTCGCGATGATGGAATTGTGCAAGGATGTCGACGCCCTCTATGTCGACACGGTCGCCGAGCCGTGGCTTGGCTTCTACACGGATACCACCAAGAGCGTTTCCGAGCGGTCCAACTACACCCTGCGCCAGAGAGTCCTCGATCTGCGCGAGCGCCGCCCCGGCGGCCCGACCGCGGTCAATTGCTGCGGCGCCAATCCGGGCATGGTGTCCTGGTTCGTCAAGCAGGCGCTGCTCAATCTGGCGTCCGACATGGGCATGAAGGTCGAGCGGCCGGCCACCCGCGAGGCCTGGGCGCAGTTGATGCAGCAGGTCGGCGTCAAGGGCATCCACATCGCCGAGCGCGACACCCAGCGCGCCCGTGATCCCAAGCCGCAGGGCGTCTTCGTCAACACCTGGTCGGTGGAAGGCTTCATCTCGGAGGGCCTGCAGCCGGCCGAGCTGGGCTGGGGCACCCATGAGAAGGCGCTGCCGCCGGAAGGCCGCACCCATGAAGGCGGCTGCGGCGCGGCGATCTACCTCATGCGTCCCGGCGCCGGCACCCGCGTCCGCTCGTGGACGCCGACGGCACAGGCCCAGCATGGCTTCCTGGTGACCCACAACGAGTCGATTTCCATCGCCGACTATTTCACCGTCCGCGAGGACGGCAACGCCGTCTACCGGCCGACCTGCCACTACGCCTATCATCCCTGCGACGATGCGGTGCTGTCGCTGCACGAGATGGCCGGGTCCGAATGGCAGCGCCAGGACAACTGGACCATTCTGGACGAGCACGAAATCGTCGACGGCATCGACGAACTGGGCGTGCTGCTCTACGGCCACGGCAAGAACGCCTACTGGTACGGCTCGCAACTGTCCATCGAGGAAACCCGCGAGATCGCGCCCTATCAGAACGCCACCGGCCTGCAGGTGACCTCGGCGGTGCTGGCCGGCATGGTCTGGGCGCTGGAGAATCCGGATCGCGGCGTGGTCGAGGCGGACGAGACCGACTTCGAGCGGTGCCTGGAGGTGCAGCGGCCTTATCTGGGCCCCGTGGTCGGGGTCTATACCGACTGGACGCCGCTGGCCCACCGTGAAGGCGGCCTGTTCCCCGACGATTACGACGCCGAGGATCCGTGGCAGTTCTCGAACGTCATCGTCAGGTAG
- a CDS encoding chaperone modulator CbpM, whose protein sequence is MRLSEQDVVAAVAGISTRRLRMLVRNGWIRPERMEGAPAFSEVDVARVRLVCHLTDQLEIQEDDMPVILSLVDQVYGLRRALRNLSRAVESQPDEVRTEIVRAFRDLDRLA, encoded by the coding sequence ATGAGACTGAGCGAACAGGATGTGGTGGCGGCCGTGGCGGGAATCTCTACCCGGCGGCTGCGCATGCTGGTGCGCAACGGATGGATCCGCCCTGAGCGGATGGAGGGAGCGCCTGCATTCAGCGAGGTCGACGTGGCGCGGGTCCGCCTGGTATGCCATCTGACCGACCAGCTCGAGATCCAGGAAGACGACATGCCGGTGATCCTGTCGCTGGTCGACCAGGTCTACGGCCTGCGCCGTGCGCTCCGCAATCTCAGCCGCGCGGTCGAGAGCCAGCCTGACGAGGTCCGCACCGAGATTGTCCGTGCGTTCCGGGACCTCGACCGCCTGGCCTGA
- a CDS encoding phosphotransferase family protein has product MSDDRAILAQLLSAIRRDLGTAIMPDLRLGEARLKAGMMHDMLGHMVAWMREDFDPAAGERARFQGHFDDAERDAADAAERLAALEVEVTADRLQRFLRERMTGWADAVVESVVPANGGYSKDTILFRAVRPDGLCLDGVIRRDLPFGPGENSAVDEFPLLGALFRCGLPIAEPLWCEADKDWLGQPFIVTRRVAGEANTAVWDRDETLRRSVCLQLAALLAALHSTDPADIGLAGERIPADEIADYVALWHDRWQRHRVHDSPVLDAAFRWLADNVPQDLTRLSLIHADVGFHNILTDDGRITALLDWEFSHLGDPAEDLGYCRQRVEPLMPWDEFLAAYYAAGGAPYRESGARFYEVWRGVRNAVCCAVAWNGFLNDWYPALKMGYQGVPLYRMFILDVADRLERATS; this is encoded by the coding sequence TTGAGCGACGACCGCGCCATTCTTGCGCAGCTTCTGAGTGCCATCCGCCGGGATCTGGGCACGGCGATCATGCCCGATTTGCGCCTCGGCGAAGCCCGCCTGAAGGCCGGCATGATGCATGACATGCTGGGTCACATGGTGGCCTGGATGCGCGAGGATTTCGATCCCGCGGCCGGGGAACGGGCGCGGTTCCAGGGCCACTTCGATGACGCCGAGCGCGATGCCGCCGATGCGGCAGAGCGGCTGGCGGCGCTGGAGGTGGAGGTTACCGCCGACCGGCTGCAACGATTTCTCCGCGAGCGGATGACCGGCTGGGCCGATGCAGTGGTCGAGAGCGTCGTGCCCGCGAATGGCGGCTATTCCAAGGATACGATCCTGTTCCGCGCCGTCCGGCCTGACGGCCTGTGCCTCGACGGGGTGATCCGCCGCGACCTGCCGTTCGGGCCCGGCGAGAACAGCGCCGTCGATGAGTTTCCCCTGCTCGGCGCCCTGTTCCGGTGCGGGCTGCCCATCGCCGAACCCTTGTGGTGCGAAGCCGACAAGGATTGGCTGGGGCAGCCCTTTATCGTCACGCGGCGCGTCGCGGGAGAGGCCAACACCGCTGTCTGGGACCGGGACGAAACCCTGCGCCGATCCGTCTGTCTGCAGCTTGCGGCGCTGCTCGCGGCGCTCCACAGCACCGATCCCGCCGATATCGGTCTGGCCGGCGAACGGATTCCGGCCGATGAGATCGCCGACTATGTGGCGCTTTGGCATGACCGGTGGCAGCGACACAGGGTGCATGATTCCCCGGTCCTCGATGCGGCGTTTCGCTGGCTGGCGGACAATGTGCCGCAGGACCTTACGCGTCTTTCGCTGATCCATGCCGACGTGGGATTCCACAATATCCTGACCGATGATGGCCGGATCACCGCGCTGCTCGACTGGGAGTTTTCCCACCTCGGCGATCCGGCGGAAGACCTGGGTTATTGCCGCCAGCGGGTCGAGCCGCTGATGCCGTGGGACGAGTTCCTGGCTGCCTATTATGCCGCCGGCGGCGCGCCCTACCGCGAAAGCGGTGCGCGCTTCTACGAGGTCTGGCGCGGTGTGCGCAATGCGGTGTGCTGCGCCGTGGCCTGGAACGGCTTTCTCAACGACTGGTACCCGGCGCTGAAGATGGGCTACCAGGGCGTGCCGCTGTACCGGATGTTCATTCTCGATGTGGCCGATCGGCTGGAAAGGGCAACCTCATGA
- a CDS encoding type III PLP-dependent enzyme: MATQRVLDYLASTRPEGPCLVVDLDVVRENYLAFARALPETRIFYAVKANPEPAVLRLLADLGSSFDTASVAEVEMALAAGATPDRISFGNTIKKERDIARAFQLGIDLYAVDCVEEVEKIARQAPGARVFCRVLTDGDGAEWPLSRKFGCVPAMAVGVLEKARDLGLSPYGISFHVGSQQGNVEAWDRALSDASAVFRTLTERGIQLSMVNMGGGFPTKYLKDVPRVDAYAQAIFGALRRHFGNRLPETIIEPGRGMVGDAGVIKAEVVLISRKSDNDSVRWVYLDIGKFGGLAETMDESIRYPIRTPRDGDAVAPCVLAGPTCDSADVLYERTPYPLPISLEIGDEVLIEATGAYTTTYASVAFNGFSPLQAIVI, translated from the coding sequence ATGGCGACCCAACGCGTTCTTGACTATCTGGCTTCCACGCGCCCCGAGGGCCCGTGTCTCGTCGTCGATCTCGACGTCGTTCGTGAGAATTATCTGGCGTTCGCCCGGGCGCTGCCGGAGACGCGCATCTTCTATGCCGTCAAGGCGAACCCCGAGCCGGCCGTCCTGCGCCTGCTGGCCGATCTGGGCTCGAGCTTCGACACCGCCTCGGTGGCGGAAGTCGAAATGGCCCTGGCCGCCGGCGCGACCCCGGACCGGATTTCGTTCGGCAATACCATCAAGAAGGAGCGCGATATCGCGCGCGCCTTCCAGCTCGGCATCGATCTCTATGCGGTCGACTGCGTCGAAGAGGTGGAGAAGATCGCGCGCCAGGCGCCCGGCGCCCGCGTGTTCTGCCGGGTGCTGACCGACGGCGATGGCGCTGAATGGCCGCTGAGCCGCAAGTTCGGCTGCGTGCCGGCCATGGCGGTCGGCGTGCTGGAGAAGGCGCGTGACCTGGGCCTGTCGCCCTATGGCATCTCGTTCCATGTGGGCTCGCAGCAGGGCAACGTGGAAGCATGGGACCGTGCGCTGTCCGACGCGTCCGCCGTATTCCGCACCCTGACCGAACGGGGCATTCAGCTGTCCATGGTCAACATGGGCGGCGGCTTTCCCACCAAGTACCTGAAGGACGTGCCACGGGTCGACGCCTATGCGCAGGCCATCTTCGGCGCCCTCCGACGACACTTCGGCAACCGTCTGCCCGAAACCATTATCGAACCGGGCCGGGGCATGGTTGGCGATGCCGGCGTGATCAAGGCCGAAGTCGTGCTGATCTCCCGCAAATCGGACAACGACAGCGTCCGCTGGGTGTATCTGGACATCGGCAAATTCGGCGGCCTGGCGGAAACCATGGACGAGTCCATCCGTTATCCCATCCGCACGCCGCGCGATGGTGATGCGGTCGCCCCCTGTGTCCTGGCCGGCCCGACATGCGATTCGGCTGACGTGCTCTATGAACGGACACCGTATCCGCTCCCCATTTCCCTGGAGATCGGCGACGAGGTCCTGATCGAGGCGACAGGTGCCTATACCACCACCTACGCATCGGTCGCCTTCAACGGGTTTTCGCCTCTGCAGGCGATCGTCATCTAA
- a CDS encoding N-acetyltransferase produces MIVVRNETALDIPAREILLDRALPGRHLKTCEKLRRGRVPAEGLAFSALTGQQLVGTVRLWHVTAGTAGAALLLGPIGVLPEYHGLGIGTLLMDHALAEASARAHGAVILVGDASYYGRFGFTAELTGHLTLPGPVERDRFLGLELTPAALRGASGMVAALGEALDDDRRGSLIAANENQTEETLLTAAL; encoded by the coding sequence ATGATCGTGGTTCGCAACGAAACGGCGCTGGACATTCCAGCGCGGGAAATCCTGCTGGACCGGGCCCTGCCCGGACGGCACCTGAAAACCTGCGAGAAGCTTCGGCGGGGTCGCGTCCCCGCCGAAGGGCTCGCGTTCAGCGCCCTGACAGGGCAACAGCTTGTCGGCACCGTGCGGCTCTGGCACGTCACCGCGGGAACCGCCGGGGCGGCCCTGCTGCTTGGACCGATCGGCGTGCTGCCCGAATACCACGGCCTGGGCATCGGCACCCTGCTGATGGACCATGCACTGGCCGAGGCCTCTGCCCGAGCCCATGGCGCCGTGATCCTGGTTGGCGATGCGTCCTATTACGGGCGCTTCGGCTTCACGGCCGAGCTTACCGGCCACCTGACGCTGCCCGGACCGGTGGAGCGGGACCGCTTCCTGGGTCTCGAACTGACCCCCGCCGCCCTGCGCGGTGCCTCGGGCATGGTTGCGGCCCTAGGCGAAGCGCTGGACGACGACCGACGCGGCTCGCTCATTGCCGCCAACGAGAACCAGACCGAAGAAACGCTGCTGACCGCGGCGCTCTAG
- a CDS encoding DnaJ C-terminal domain-containing protein, which yields MSEDPYKVLGVARDASQDAIRKAYRKLAKEAHPDLHPGDKKAEDRFKTISAAYDIIGDADKRARFDRGEIDASGTERPPQQEFYRQYADADGGARYQTSAGFDDFADLSDLFSNMFQREGGAPRRMRGQDLRYQLPVDFLEAVNGAKRRVTMPDGKTLDIAIPAGTRSGQTLRLKGKGMPGMNGGPAGDALVDVQVGAHPVFERDGDDIVVDLPIAIDEAVLGGKVAVPTITGKVNLTIPRGASSGQTLRLRGKGVPAGKNRAAGDQLVKLKIVMPAGIDDDLETFMKSWRESHAYNPRAGMKE from the coding sequence TTGAGTGAAGACCCCTATAAGGTCCTCGGCGTCGCCCGGGACGCCAGCCAGGACGCCATCCGCAAGGCCTACCGCAAGCTCGCCAAGGAGGCCCATCCCGACCTGCATCCGGGAGACAAGAAGGCCGAGGATCGTTTCAAGACCATCTCCGCCGCCTACGACATCATCGGCGACGCGGACAAGCGCGCCCGCTTCGACCGCGGCGAAATCGACGCCTCGGGCACCGAGCGGCCGCCGCAGCAGGAGTTCTACCGGCAATATGCCGACGCGGACGGCGGTGCGCGCTACCAGACGTCGGCCGGCTTCGACGATTTCGCCGACCTGTCCGATCTGTTCTCGAACATGTTCCAGCGCGAGGGCGGCGCACCCCGCAGGATGCGAGGCCAGGACCTGCGCTACCAGTTGCCGGTGGATTTCCTGGAGGCGGTGAACGGCGCCAAGCGCCGGGTCACTATGCCTGACGGCAAGACCCTCGACATCGCCATTCCCGCGGGCACCCGGTCGGGCCAGACCCTCCGGCTGAAAGGCAAGGGTATGCCTGGCATGAACGGCGGCCCGGCGGGCGATGCGCTGGTCGACGTGCAGGTGGGCGCCCATCCGGTGTTCGAGCGCGACGGCGACGACATTGTCGTCGACCTGCCGATCGCCATCGACGAGGCGGTGCTGGGCGGCAAGGTTGCGGTCCCAACCATCACCGGCAAGGTCAACCTCACCATCCCCAGGGGCGCCAGTTCTGGCCAGACCCTGAGGCTGCGCGGCAAGGGTGTGCCCGCCGGCAAGAACCGCGCGGCGGGCGATCAGCTTGTAAAGCTGAAGATCGTCATGCCTGCCGGGATCGACGACGACCTGGAGACGTTCATGAAGTCGTGGCGCGAAAGCCATGCCTACAACCCGCGCGCCGGGATGAAGGAGTAA
- a CDS encoding GFA family protein, which yields MGDHEPARLPGRCACGAARYQLTGPPLIVHCCHCTWCQRENGSAFAVNALIEADRLQLTAGKVVTTVLPSASGNGQVFARCPACGVTLWSHYAAAGDRVHFVRVGTLDDPSACRPDVHIYTSTRQPWVRLPEDVPAFPGFYRPRDVWPEESLARLAAAQQSSAT from the coding sequence ATGGGGGATCATGAGCCTGCCCGCCTGCCGGGGCGCTGCGCCTGCGGTGCCGCACGCTACCAGCTGACCGGCCCGCCTCTCATCGTCCACTGCTGTCATTGCACCTGGTGCCAGCGGGAGAACGGATCGGCCTTCGCCGTCAACGCGCTGATCGAGGCCGACCGGCTCCAGTTGACCGCCGGCAAGGTTGTCACCACTGTCCTGCCCTCGGCCAGCGGCAACGGACAGGTTTTCGCCCGGTGCCCGGCATGTGGCGTGACGCTCTGGAGCCATTACGCGGCGGCTGGCGATCGGGTCCATTTCGTCCGCGTCGGAACGCTCGATGACCCGTCCGCCTGCCGGCCCGACGTCCACATCTACACGTCGACCCGGCAGCCATGGGTGCGGCTTCCCGAGGACGTGCCCGCCTTTCCCGGGTTCTACCGGCCCCGCGACGTCTGGCCCGAGGAGAGCCTCGCCCGTCTCGCCGCGGCCCAGCAGTCTTCGGCTACCTGA
- a CDS encoding TonB-dependent receptor translates to MASVIAMPAYAQTGGLESVTTTARRQEETLLDVPVAVSVVSSEALGRYGANNLSQIGDMIPQVQITRATSGNGGIISIRGITSASGDPGIDTAVSINVDGVQVSRGYIATAAFFDLAQVEVLKGPQALFFGKNSPAGVISLRSKGPGNEWEGFVKAGYEFRAKERFVEAAIGGPVTDKFGIRVAMRYSDMDGWLHNTAGPLANPFEPNSPLPGATNNKLTPASEALVGRVTMEFRPNDRFTAVFKVLGSRYQDNELTGITQVVSCADGQVHSQTRGFFDPNSDCIPDKYRSVGAQGPVAATNYPLSKKGNGEYFTDSKSILASLDLSYDFGAVSLDAVTGFYRLDSNGLGAYDYTGLAYFPGINGEKTTIWSEEVRLTSQYDGPVNFVLGGYYESAKRNSFTVGRGGFSNAVPVDPAVDFVIGYWPEDTSDRETMSGFGQLLWDITDTLQLTGGVRYTKETADIVNQNVYANPAYQGALLPPGMSVAGRIQENNWSPEATLTWHPTADQTIYAAYRTGYKSGGVSQTAILLRSNTFEGLSFGPETAKGGEIGYKAQLAGNRLRLDANLYYYEFSGLQRSSLDIATTSFRTLNAATAVTKGFELEAFFLVTDELMLRGAFTYNNAKYTDWGNAPCFNGQRADEGCDVSVGTTARTQNLTGQPLGLAPKVSTSAGFTYDIPVANWLNVGITGDVKYVSAYWGNDLQQPGSRQKGYAKFNASIRLHEPDDTWELSLIGRNLTNELAILTAGDKPGGARNDVTGVLERGREVILQAQYRF, encoded by the coding sequence TTGGCATCCGTCATCGCGATGCCGGCCTATGCGCAAACTGGCGGCCTTGAGTCCGTTACCACCACGGCAAGACGGCAGGAGGAGACTCTCCTCGACGTTCCCGTAGCGGTCAGCGTCGTCAGCAGCGAGGCGCTGGGCCGTTATGGCGCCAACAACCTGTCGCAGATCGGTGACATGATCCCACAGGTGCAGATCACGCGCGCGACCTCGGGCAATGGCGGCATTATTTCCATTCGCGGCATTACGTCCGCTTCCGGCGACCCTGGCATCGATACGGCGGTCAGCATCAACGTCGATGGTGTCCAGGTCAGCCGCGGCTACATCGCCACGGCGGCGTTCTTTGATCTGGCGCAGGTCGAAGTGCTGAAAGGCCCGCAGGCCTTGTTTTTCGGCAAAAACAGCCCGGCCGGCGTGATTTCGCTGCGCAGCAAGGGACCGGGAAACGAATGGGAAGGGTTCGTGAAGGCGGGGTATGAGTTCCGCGCCAAGGAACGCTTTGTCGAGGCGGCCATCGGTGGCCCGGTCACAGACAAATTCGGCATCCGGGTCGCGATGCGTTACAGCGATATGGACGGCTGGCTGCACAATACGGCCGGACCGCTGGCCAATCCGTTCGAGCCGAACAGCCCGCTGCCCGGCGCCACCAACAACAAGCTTACGCCGGCATCGGAAGCCCTCGTTGGCCGTGTAACCATGGAATTCCGACCGAACGATAGATTTACGGCGGTTTTCAAGGTGCTTGGCAGCCGCTATCAGGACAACGAGCTGACGGGCATCACCCAGGTCGTCAGTTGTGCGGACGGCCAGGTTCATTCGCAGACCCGCGGATTCTTCGACCCCAACAGCGATTGTATTCCCGACAAATATCGCTCGGTCGGCGCGCAAGGACCGGTCGCCGCCACGAACTATCCATTGTCGAAGAAGGGTAACGGCGAATATTTTACCGACAGCAAGTCCATCCTGGCGTCGCTCGACCTGAGCTATGATTTTGGCGCGGTTAGCCTGGATGCCGTCACCGGGTTCTACCGGCTGGATTCAAACGGTCTCGGCGCCTACGACTATACGGGTCTTGCCTACTTCCCCGGCATCAACGGTGAAAAGACCACCATCTGGAGCGAGGAAGTTCGGTTGACCAGCCAGTATGATGGGCCGGTCAACTTCGTGCTGGGCGGCTATTACGAATCCGCCAAGCGCAACAGCTTCACCGTCGGCAGGGGCGGATTTTCGAATGCGGTGCCGGTCGATCCGGCGGTCGATTTCGTTATCGGCTACTGGCCGGAAGATACGTCCGACCGTGAAACCATGTCCGGCTTCGGTCAATTGCTCTGGGACATTACGGATACGCTGCAACTGACCGGCGGCGTCCGGTACACCAAAGAGACTGCGGATATCGTCAACCAGAACGTGTACGCGAATCCTGCCTATCAGGGAGCGCTGCTGCCGCCTGGCATGTCTGTCGCGGGCCGCATCCAGGAGAACAACTGGTCGCCGGAAGCGACCTTGACCTGGCATCCCACCGCCGACCAGACCATCTATGCGGCCTACCGGACAGGCTACAAGTCGGGCGGCGTGTCGCAGACGGCCATCCTGCTGCGCTCCAATACCTTCGAGGGCTTGTCATTCGGCCCGGAAACCGCCAAGGGCGGCGAAATCGGCTACAAGGCCCAGCTGGCCGGCAATCGCCTGCGGCTCGACGCGAACCTGTATTATTATGAGTTCAGCGGTCTTCAGCGCTCTTCGCTCGATATCGCCACGACATCATTCCGGACACTGAATGCAGCGACCGCCGTCACCAAGGGTTTCGAACTGGAAGCGTTCTTTCTGGTAACAGACGAGCTGATGCTTCGCGGTGCGTTTACCTACAACAACGCCAAGTACACAGACTGGGGCAACGCGCCGTGCTTCAACGGCCAGCGGGCCGACGAAGGGTGTGACGTCAGCGTAGGCACCACGGCCCGGACCCAGAATCTTACCGGCCAGCCGCTGGGTCTGGCGCCAAAGGTGTCGACCTCGGCCGGGTTCACCTACGACATTCCCGTCGCCAACTGGTTGAATGTCGGCATCACGGGCGACGTGAAATACGTAAGCGCCTACTGGGGCAACGACCTGCAACAGCCGGGCAGCCGCCAGAAAGGCTACGCCAAGTTCAACGCCAGCATCCGTCTCCACGAACCTGACGATACCTGGGAGCTGTCGCTGATCGGGCGCAATCTCACCAACGAACTGGCCATCCTGACCGCAGGCGACAAGCCAGGCGGTGCGCGGAATGACGTGACGGGTGTGCTCGAGCGCGGCCGCGAGGTCATTCTCCAGGCACAGTACAGATTTTAG